The Medicago truncatula cultivar Jemalong A17 chromosome 7, MtrunA17r5.0-ANR, whole genome shotgun sequence genome includes the window AgccttttgattttaatttctgtaaaaaaaaattatggttttagttcttataaatatataatattttgttatggtctttgattttttgttcTAGACGtctcaatatatatttataaggactaaaatcaaaaatatatttttacagagactaaaatcaaaacacttgatatttgtatatttaaatttaaaaaacaatatatttataagtGTAGACAATTCTTACTTCACAAATTGGGTATGTGGGATTGTATTAAACTCCACCACAAttgggtgtgtttgttttatgaaataaaaaagtattctAAGAATTATATTTTTCGGGAATATAAGAGTGGAAATTTCATTCCTAAGAAAGTTTAAAAAGAGTGTTTGTTTCATTATTTGAATTCCTTCGAATTATTTTTCAAGGCAATGATGTAATTATCAAAATACCCTTACTTTGTATAATAGATGTCTCAATTTTCTCTATTATTTTCAAACTACCATTGGCCATAGTATCGAACAATCTAAATTAATGTCCTTGGTAATTTAAATTTATCATACATCAAttcatccattttttttaagaacatcAATTCATCCATGAGTACTTTTATTAATGCAAAAATAGCATTCGATCATTAACAAGTATTGAAAGCGtgtaattttctaaaataacaTTCGATCAATAACAACTTTCAGTACTTATTATTGATCGAATGCTATTTTTGCATTAATAAAAGTTGTCCAAaaatgattgtataaatatcactTCTTCCTTAATAATACATGTTAATAAATACAatgtattaacaaaaaaatgtattagaGTACCGATAAAATTTCAAGAAAGTTGAAAGAACTCCAAGattttagagaaaagaaagattgCCCCCACAATATCATactttttttaactttattctTCATATTCTTTTCTAACTTAAATTGAACCAACTAAAACTTCACTTTTTTTCATCATCTCATCCTTAACATTAGTTTATTTTCCAATGGCTTCCCAAACTAACCAGCAACACTTTCTTCTCATTCCATTAATGTCTCAAAGCCATCTCATTCCTTTCACAGAAATGGCCAAATTGTTTGCATCAAATGGTGTCACAGTTACCATTGTTCTCACACCCCTTAATGCTGCAAGGTTCAACATGGTCATTGATcaagcaaaatcatcaaacCTTAAAATCCAATTTCAATTACTACCTTTTCCTTGTGTAGAAGCAGGTTTACCAAAAGGGTGTGAAAATATGGACACACTTCCTTCTCCTAAATATCAACCTTTGTTTTTTGCAGCTTGCAATATGCTTAAAGAACCTCTTGAAAATTGGCTTTCAGGATTGGAAAAACTACCTAGTTGCATTGTTTCTGATATATGTCTTCCTTGGACTTCAAATGTTGCATCAAAATTCAACATTCCAAGAGTTGTGTTCCATGCAATTTCTTGCTTCACACTCTTGTGTTCACATAACATTAGTCTCTCCAAAGTTCATGAAAAGGTCGACTCAATGTCGACACCTTTTGTTGTACCGGATTTGCCTGACACAATTGAATTTACGAAAGCACAGTTACCTGAGGTGATGAAGCAGGATTCAAAGGCATGGAAAGGAGCTATTGATCAATTCAAAGAATCTGAACTCTCAGCACAAGGGATATTGGTGAATACTTTTGAGGAGCTGGAGAAGGTTTATGTTAGAGGTTATGAGAAAGTTGCTAAAAAGGTTTGGTGTATAGGACCACTTTCCTTGCATGACAGGTTAACCTTCAACAAGTTTGGTAAAGACGATAAGGGATTCATCGACGATTCCGAAACCAAATGTCTAAAGTTTCTTATTTCAAACAAAGCTTGTTCTGTCATCTATGCATGTTTTGGTAGTTTATCTTTCATTCCTACTTCACAACTAAAGGAACTTGCTTTAGGATTGGAAGCATCAAACCATCCATTCATTTGGGTGATTGGAAAAAATGATTGTTCTATTGAATTAGAGAAGTGGTTAAAAGAAGAGAATTTTGAAGAGAGGACTAAAGGAAAAGGAGTTATAGTTAAAGGATGGGCTCCACAAGTTGAAATATTGTCACATCCTTCAACTGGTGGATTTTTATCTCATTGTGGTTGGAATTCAACAATGGAAGCAATTTCAAGTGGTGTACCAATGATAACTTGGCCAATGTTTGCTGAACAATTCTTTAATGAGAAGTTGATTGTGCAAGTGCTTAAGATTGGTGTGAGGATTGGTGTTGAGGCTTTTGTTGATCCAATGGAGATATATAAAGGTGAGAAAGTGTTGGTGAAGAAAGAGGATGTGAAGAGGGCTATTGAAAA containing:
- the LOC11441993 gene encoding UDP-glycosyltransferase 73C5 — translated: MASQTNQQHFLLIPLMSQSHLIPFTEMAKLFASNGVTVTIVLTPLNAARFNMVIDQAKSSNLKIQFQLLPFPCVEAGLPKGCENMDTLPSPKYQPLFFAACNMLKEPLENWLSGLEKLPSCIVSDICLPWTSNVASKFNIPRVVFHAISCFTLLCSHNISLSKVHEKVDSMSTPFVVPDLPDTIEFTKAQLPEVMKQDSKAWKGAIDQFKESELSAQGILVNTFEELEKVYVRGYEKVAKKVWCIGPLSLHDRLTFNKFGKDDKGFIDDSETKCLKFLISNKACSVIYACFGSLSFIPTSQLKELALGLEASNHPFIWVIGKNDCSIELEKWLKEENFEERTKGKGVIVKGWAPQVEILSHPSTGGFLSHCGWNSTMEAISSGVPMITWPMFAEQFFNEKLIVQVLKIGVRIGVEAFVDPMEIYKGEKVLVKKEDVKRAIENLMENGVEGEQRRNKAKEIKDMAYKAVEDGGSSDSNCKLFIQEKL